GAGTCGTCGTGAGCTGTATAAGCAATGCGTCTTTGTTTGGAGTAGGTATTGAAATCGGCATACCGGATCTTTACAGTTACACAACAACATACGCGGCCGCTTTGGCGCAATTCAAAAGCCAGCTTTTCGCACATATCGAGCAGCAGGATCTTGATGCGGCGGATATCCAAGGTATCTTTTTCAAAAGTCGTTTCCTTCGAAATAGACTTTTGTTCGTGATAGGCCACGACCGGAGATTCGTCGATGGCATTGGCGTGCTCCGACAAACTTTTTCCGGACTCGTTGCCAAACTCGCGCTGCAGCAAAGGCACAGGGATGTCGCGCAGGGTATGTATATACCGCACCCCCATAAAACTCAGACGCTTGTAGGTCTGCGTTCCGATACCGGGAATCTTGGAAGTGCTTAGGGGCGATAAAAATTCGCGTTCCGTACCCGCATCGATCTGAAGCATGCCATTGGGCTTGGACTCATTCGTGCCGATCTTGGATACCAGTTTATTGACTGACAAACCAAATGATATGGGCAAGCCCGCCTCCCGCATCAGTTTGCAACGCAACTCCGTAGACCATTTCATACATCCGAAATAGCGGTCCATCCCCGTGAGGTCCAGGTAAAACTCGTCGATCGAGGCCTTTTCAAAGACCGGGGCCTGCTCTGCAATGATCTCCGTTACCATTGCCGAATACTTCGTATAGGAATCCATGTCGCCGCGGATCACCGTAGCCTGCGGGCACAGTCGCAATGCCATTTTCATGGGCATGGCAGAATGCACCCCAAAGGCCCTGGCTTCATAACTGCAAGCCGCCACCACCCCTCTGTTGCTATAACCGCCCACAATCAGCGGACGGCCCTTAAGCTGACTGTTTTTAACGCACTCAACCGACACAAAAAATGCGTCTAGATCCATATGTAAAATCGCACGGTGGTACATCGCATTACTCATTTTGATCTCAATGACGAATTTATCGTCAAATATATGCTGAATAAAAATTTAAGACGAGTTTTTCAACAAGTATTTTGTACTTTTGTATTCTGTAAATAGGCTATAAATATGTATCTGGCAGAAAATCTAAGATTTATAAGGCAGGAGAAGCGTTATTCTCAGGCTGAAGCCGCCGATAAAATCGGCATTCCAAGAACCACTTTGGGCGATTACGAACGAGGGCACACGGAACCCAATATTGAAACGCTTTCCAAAATAGCTCGGGTCTATGCCATCAATATCGAAAACCTGATCAGCCAAAGGCTCAAAAATATCGCTTGGGAAGACCAGCGTTCCAATCAACTCAAAATATTGGCCATTTCTGTGGATGCTAAGGAAAAAGCCAATATCGAACTCGTACGAACCAAAGCCGCAGCAGGGTATATGGATAGTTTCCAGGATCCCGAATTCATCAGCGATCTTCCGCGTTTTCAACTCCCATCCTTACAAGGGCATCTTCGGGCCTTTGAAATTGAAGGCGACTCCATGCTACCCATGGAATCCGGAAGCATCGTCATTTGCAAATATGTAGAACGATTACAAGAAGTAAAAAATAATGCCTGTTACATCATCGTATCCAATCGGGAAGGTGTGGTATACAAAGATTGCAAAAGGATAAAAGCGGTTTAGAGCTGATTTGCATTTCTGATAATCAACTCTATGCCAGCTTTCAGCTTCCTTTGGAAGAAGTAAAGGAATTGTGGGAATATCAGGCTCATATTTCTTTTCGCGAACCTTCGCAGATCCATGAAAACCTGATGAGAGACCGTCTAGACGACATCCATCAAAAAGTCAACGCCTTACATAAACATTATATCGGGAAATCGTGAGGCGGTTTATAAGAATTTGGAGATAATGTATTCCGTAATGGAAGTCCGTTGTGCATGAACCAAGCTATATATGGTCGTTTATCTGAAATGAACAATTGTAAATAATCAAATGACAATTGATGCAGAAATTCTTAAATGCACCTTCTATTACATTGATCTCAAAAAAAAATTTCATTGCTTATAATATTCTTACATATTATAGGAAAAAATATATCAAAATATTTTGAAAATTGCTTGGTTATTTTTATTTTTATGGGTGGATCTGTTCAATTATAATTTGATTGGCTCGACTGATTTTTTTCATTTTAAATTTATCCAATATATGGAAACAAAAAATACAATACCACCTGGCTATTTTAGCTGATTTTTTGAAAGACCTATTGAGAGTGTATGATTGTTCATAAGCACCCTTTAACCCTGTAACCAAAAAATCAGCTCCAAAGCACTACAGTTTGTCAACTGGTTTTTTTCAGCTTGCCACTGTTACTTATTAATACTTTTTGTCAATGAATCGGGAGTGGTGTTATGAACACCTATTGCAATTGTTATGCTTTAACTAATCATACCGGTTTGCGGCCTTTTGAATCGCACCGGCCAGAATTGCATTCATCAGCAAAACTATTTGCCAGGATCATTCCCGCTTCTTCTGATAATGAAAGAATATTTTCCATTCATTTGGAAAACACTAGAGATCTCATGATATGATGAAATTTTTTTTCACTTTTTAAATCGTATTTTTATGAAAACCCTTATTTTTAAATTTGTAAATAAATACATTTTTTTTCTGATGTTTCTCGCATTCACTCAACATAT
This sequence is a window from Saprospiraceae bacterium. Protein-coding genes within it:
- the dinB gene encoding DNA polymerase IV: MYHRAILHMDLDAFFVSVECVKNSQLKGRPLIVGGYSNRGVVAACSYEARAFGVHSAMPMKMALRLCPQATVIRGDMDSYTKYSAMVTEIIAEQAPVFEKASIDEFYLDLTGMDRYFGCMKWSTELRCKLMREAGLPISFGLSVNKLVSKIGTNESKPNGMLQIDAGTEREFLSPLSTSKIPGIGTQTYKRLSFMGVRYIHTLRDIPVPLLQREFGNESGKSLSEHANAIDESPVVAYHEQKSISKETTFEKDTLDIRRIKILLLDMCEKLAFELRQSGRVCCCVTVKIRYADFNTYSKQRRIAYTAHDDSLRRVCYELFDSLNEKRQLIRLVGLKFSGLVQGHYQISLFEDTEEQISLMRQLDHIRRRWGAGSVMRAATLK
- a CDS encoding helix-turn-helix domain-containing protein; amino-acid sequence: MYLAENLRFIRQEKRYSQAEAADKIGIPRTTLGDYERGHTEPNIETLSKIARVYAINIENLISQRLKNIAWEDQRSNQLKILAISVDAKEKANIELVRTKAAAGYMDSFQDPEFISDLPRFQLPSLQGHLRAFEIEGDSMLPMESGSIVICKYVERLQEVKNNACYIIVSNREGVVYKDCKRIKAV